From Salvia splendens isolate huo1 chromosome 16, SspV2, whole genome shotgun sequence, a single genomic window includes:
- the LOC121771904 gene encoding acetylajmalan esterase-like, producing the protein MKSIKIIAFLLLIVAGTASAQPRNNTKCPFQFLYHFGDAISDTGNSIRVLPSGPLLPPTRSPYGVTFPGSPTGRWSDGRVDVDYVADAVGLPNIVPYLSMNDSRSYDGIIFSVAGSTTLNASFFESRGISVPPYNIPLDTQLNWFRSYLQSNCTNQTECAKRQPSNSAVLFEFSELNDIGYALVQGKSIQEVTNYVPLLVEAQINAAREVIKLGATRVVYTTAAPLGCYPYILTALTTNDTSAYDGLGCLRAVNNIAVKFNSNLTASFLALKAEFPSVNILPADYYATVRFEA; encoded by the exons ATGAAGTCCATTAAAATCATAGCCTTTCTTTTGCTCATAGTTGCTGGCACAGCTTCGGCCCAGCCTAGGAACAACACCAAATGCCCTTTTCAATTCTTGTACCACTTTGGCGACGCAATATCCGATACCGGAAACTCCATTAGGGTTCTCCCGTCCGGGCCTCTCCTCCCACCCACACGTAGCCCTTATGGTGTCACTTTTCCCGGAAGCCCCACCGGCCGTTGGTCTGATGGACGTGTCGATGTTGACTACGTGG CTGATGCTGTTGGTCTGCCCAACATTGTACCATACTTGTCGATGAATGATTCTAGAAGCTACGATGGAATCATATTTTCTGTAGCGGGAAGCACAACTCTTAATGCCTCATTTTTTGAATCAAGGGGCATTTCTGTTCCACCATATAATATTCCTCTCGACACTCAATTAAATTGGTTTAGATCATATCTCCAATCAAATTGCACTAATCAAACAG AGTGTGCAAAGAGGCAACCCTCAAATTCAGCTGTATTATTCGAATTCTCCGAACTAAACGACATCGGCTATGCATTAGTCCAAGGCAAATCCATCCAAGAAGTAACAAACTACGTCCCACTTCTAGTTGAGGCCCAAATCAACGCTGCAAGA GAGGTGATCAAATTGGGTGCGACGCGGGTAGTATACACCACAGCCGCCCCTCTAGGATGCTATCCCTACATCCTAACGGCGTTAACTACCAATgacacgtcagcatacgacggACTAGGATGTTTGAGGGCGGTGAACAACATCGCCGTCAAGTTCAACAGTAATCTCACGGCGTCTTTCCTCGCTCTGAAAGCAGAATTTCCAAGTGTCAACATTTTGCCTGCCGATTACTACGCAACTGTGAG GTTCGAGGCGTAG
- the LOC121770989 gene encoding protein IQ-DOMAIN 25-like isoform X2, which produces MGKATKWFKGLLGKKKDKENVESNPNCGGGDRREKKRWSFAKSGKDSGEFNQIPAADSAWLRSYIGGTENKHAIAVAAATAKAADAAVAAAHAAAAVVRLTSQGNGDLYTGGRERLAAVKIQTVFRGFLARKALRALKGLVKLQALVRGYLVRKRAAATLHSMQALFRAQAAVRSQRARRSMSNDYRYQLETRARKPVSEYHSRRVATSWDPSATSFDDSPKIVEVDTCGSKSRSQRMNGCMPEYNDDHYYQAISSPLPCPVPARLSIPDCRHMKDFDWGFVKENYKFPTAQNTPRFSCSGRAHVPVTPPKSVCGDSFFRTYSDCPNYMVNTQSFRAKLRSYSTPKLRPESGPKKCSLNEIMASRSSFSAVRMQRSCSQVQEDFEI; this is translated from the exons atgggGAAAGCTACAAAGTGGTTCAAGGGGCTGCTTGGGAAgaagaaagataaagaaaacGTGGAAAGCAATCCAAATTGCGGCGGCGGCGATAGGAGAGAGAAGAAACGGTGGAGTTTTGCCAAGTCCGGCAAGGATTCCGGCGAATTCAATCAGATTCCGGCGGCCGACTCGGCTTGGCTGAGATCATACATTGGCGGCACGGAGAATAAGCACGCCATAGCCGTGGCGGCAGCCACGGCGAAGGCGGCTGATGCGGCCGTCGCCGCCGCGcatgcggcggcggcggtggtcaGGCTGACCAGCCAAGGGAATGGAGATTTGTATACAGGTGGCAGAGAGAGATTGGCTGCTGTCAAGATTCAAACTGTGTTTAGAGGATTTTTG GCCCGAAAAGCGTTACGGGCCCTAAAAGGGCTGGTGAAGTTGCAGGCCCTCGTTAGAGGCTACCTTGTGAGGAAGCGCGCAGCAGCAACACTTCATAGCATGCAAGCTCTATTTCGGGCCCAGGCCGCTGTACGGTCCCAACGGGCCCGTCGTTCAATGAGCAACGACTACCGGTATCAGCTCGAAACTCGGGCCAGAAAGCCCGTG AGTGAGTATCATAGTAGAAGGGTCGCAACTTCTTGGGACCCTTCTGCTACCTCATTTGACGATAGTCCAAAAATCGTCGAAGTTGACACTTGCGGGTCGAAATCAAGGTCTCAAAGGATgaatggatgcatgcccgagTACAACGACGATCACTATTACCAAGCAATATCGTCGCCTCTTCCGTGTCCGGTCCCGGCCCGTCTGTCCATCCCCGACTGTCGCCACATGAAAGATTTTGACTGGGGATTTGTCAAGGAGAATTATAAGTTCCCAACTGCCCAAAACACCCCGAGATTTTCGTGCTCGGGCCGGGCCCATGTCCCGGTCACGCCACCCAAGAGTGTGTGTGGGGATAGCTTCTTTAGGACGTACTCAGACTGCCCCAACTACATGGTGAACACGCAGTCGTTTAGGGCAAAGCTGAGGTCGTACAGCACCCCAAAACTGAGGCCCGAATCGGGCCCGAAAAAATGCTCGTTGAACGAGATTATGGCATCAAGAAGTAGCTTCAGTGCTGTTAGAATGCAGAGGTCATGTTCTCAAGTTCAAGAAGATTTTGAAATTTAG
- the LOC121771199 gene encoding protein Ycf2-like — MEERGGCVRGVLKLLFTLIACLLLTSYMFPMNSPTDSTTLSGVVIKNETVEFVSMGLSGNGFFEVGDGGGSNVEEAGVEMGSYCESDESTEDQIVEYLEWNDNVESVDNSIEEANYGENDESVEAEIAEYSEWDEKEMFENENVDGEDAQFEGVRGARFEFRVDESEHLLDVKNDENAEGGIVLDMKVVSSYAGLDGDSLYKDEVTETENLVSPETVESEDDSSNLLEPIFEETPVESKDTDETGSVQELVGSQEELSGSMDEADDIIDDDDGDGDDDEVGMEK, encoded by the coding sequence atgGAGGAGAGGGGAGGGTGTGTTAGAGGAGTGTTAAAGCTTCTTTTTACATTGATTGCTTGTTTGTTGTTAACCTCGTACATGTTTCCGATGAACTCACCAACAGATTCAACAACTTTAAGTGGTGTTGTGATCAAGAATGAAACAGTTGAATTTGTCAGCATGGGTTTGAGTGGTAATGGTTTCTTTGAAGTGGGAGATGGAGGTGGTAGCAATGTTGAGGAGGCAGGAGTCGAGATGGGAAGTTATTGTGAATCTGATGAGAGCACTGAGGATCAGATTGTTGAGTATTTGGAGTGGAATGATAATGTGGAAAGTGTGGATAACAGTATTGAGGAAGCAAACTATGGAGAAAACGATGAGAGCGTCGAGGCAGAAATTGCTGAATATTCAGAGTGGGATGAGAAGGAGATGTTTGAAAATGAGAATGTGGATGGTGAAGATGCACAATTTGAGGGAGTGAGGGGTGCTCGATTTGAGTTTAGAGTGGATGAATCTGAGCATTTGTTAGATGTAAAAAACGATGAAAACGCAGAAGGTGGCATCGTGTTGGATATGAAAGTAGTGTCTTCTTATGCTGGTTTGGATGGGGATAGTTTGTATAAGGATGAAGTTACAGAAACAGAGAATTTGGTGAGCCCGGAAACTGTTGAAAGCGAAGATGATAGCTCCAATCTGTTGGAACCTATTTTTGAGGAGACACCAGTGGAGTCCAAAGATACAGATGAGACAGGATCAGTACAAGAACTTGTTGGATCACAAGAAGAGTTGAGTGGTTCTATGGATGAAGCTGATGATATtatagatgatgatgatggtgatggtgatgatgatgaagttgGAATGGAGAAATAG
- the LOC121770989 gene encoding protein IQ-DOMAIN 25-like isoform X1 has protein sequence MGKATKWFKGLLGKKKDKENVESNPNCGGGDRREKKRWSFAKSGKDSGEFNQIPAADSAWLRSYIGGTENKHAIAVAAATAKAADAAVAAAHAAAAVVRLTSQGNGDLYTGGRERLAAVKIQTVFRGFLARKALRALKGLVKLQALVRGYLVRKRAAATLHSMQALFRAQAAVRSQRARRSMSNDYRYQLETRARKPVDRFDENQSEYHSRRVATSWDPSATSFDDSPKIVEVDTCGSKSRSQRMNGCMPEYNDDHYYQAISSPLPCPVPARLSIPDCRHMKDFDWGFVKENYKFPTAQNTPRFSCSGRAHVPVTPPKSVCGDSFFRTYSDCPNYMVNTQSFRAKLRSYSTPKLRPESGPKKCSLNEIMASRSSFSAVRMQRSCSQVQEDFEI, from the exons atgggGAAAGCTACAAAGTGGTTCAAGGGGCTGCTTGGGAAgaagaaagataaagaaaacGTGGAAAGCAATCCAAATTGCGGCGGCGGCGATAGGAGAGAGAAGAAACGGTGGAGTTTTGCCAAGTCCGGCAAGGATTCCGGCGAATTCAATCAGATTCCGGCGGCCGACTCGGCTTGGCTGAGATCATACATTGGCGGCACGGAGAATAAGCACGCCATAGCCGTGGCGGCAGCCACGGCGAAGGCGGCTGATGCGGCCGTCGCCGCCGCGcatgcggcggcggcggtggtcaGGCTGACCAGCCAAGGGAATGGAGATTTGTATACAGGTGGCAGAGAGAGATTGGCTGCTGTCAAGATTCAAACTGTGTTTAGAGGATTTTTG GCCCGAAAAGCGTTACGGGCCCTAAAAGGGCTGGTGAAGTTGCAGGCCCTCGTTAGAGGCTACCTTGTGAGGAAGCGCGCAGCAGCAACACTTCATAGCATGCAAGCTCTATTTCGGGCCCAGGCCGCTGTACGGTCCCAACGGGCCCGTCGTTCAATGAGCAACGACTACCGGTATCAGCTCGAAACTCGGGCCAGAAAGCCCGTG GACCGATTTGATGAAAATCAGAGTGAGTATCATAGTAGAAGGGTCGCAACTTCTTGGGACCCTTCTGCTACCTCATTTGACGATAGTCCAAAAATCGTCGAAGTTGACACTTGCGGGTCGAAATCAAGGTCTCAAAGGATgaatggatgcatgcccgagTACAACGACGATCACTATTACCAAGCAATATCGTCGCCTCTTCCGTGTCCGGTCCCGGCCCGTCTGTCCATCCCCGACTGTCGCCACATGAAAGATTTTGACTGGGGATTTGTCAAGGAGAATTATAAGTTCCCAACTGCCCAAAACACCCCGAGATTTTCGTGCTCGGGCCGGGCCCATGTCCCGGTCACGCCACCCAAGAGTGTGTGTGGGGATAGCTTCTTTAGGACGTACTCAGACTGCCCCAACTACATGGTGAACACGCAGTCGTTTAGGGCAAAGCTGAGGTCGTACAGCACCCCAAAACTGAGGCCCGAATCGGGCCCGAAAAAATGCTCGTTGAACGAGATTATGGCATCAAGAAGTAGCTTCAGTGCTGTTAGAATGCAGAGGTCATGTTCTCAAGTTCAAGAAGATTTTGAAATTTAG
- the LOC121771201 gene encoding suppressor protein SRP40-like codes for MEGGKNSHNMLQDSWIQYEESESISATSSSSIGEDSDASNGSSITSSDTVDDASSSSSSLNSSRSGAALYDLSDIMDQLPIKRGLSQFYQGKSESFTSISRVASIEDLVKRAATPFRRNLKASKSCGNGLHSYKQYTLPKATIAKKSPRGVSLSSFPSKRGGVINTKPPLTPHLEC; via the exons ATGGAAGGAGGGAAAAACAGTCATAACATGCTTCAAGATTCATGGATTCAATATGAAGAAAGTGAATCAATATCAGCCACTTCATCTTCCTCCATAGGAGAAGACTCAGATGCTTCAAATGGATCCTCCATAACCTCGTCTGATACAGTGGATGATGCatcttcgtcttcgtcttcgtTGAACTCGAGCCGCAGTGGAGCTGCTCTCTATGATCTTTCAGATATCATGGACCAATTGCCTATCAA AAGAGGGCTTTCCCAGTTTTATCAAGGGAAATCAGAGAGTTTCACATCAATTTCAAGGGTGGCAAGCATTGAAGATCTGGTGAAGAGAGCAGCAACTCCTTTTAGGAGAAATTTGAAGGCTTCAAAGAGCTGTGGAAATGGTTTGCATAGCTACAAGCAGTATACTCTACCTAAGGCCACCATAGCAAAGAAATCTCCAAGGGGTGTTTCCCTCTCATCATTTCCTAGCAAGAGAGGGGGAGTTATCAACACCAAGCCCCCCCTTACCCCTCACTTGGAATGTTAA
- the LOC121770002 gene encoding acid phosphatase 1-like, with protein MRLSLLAFLATLLSTSHAAFNADNPIRQLRRSSGRIGLGPDYKVNCQSFRVGVEANNLRDWITVPSYCKNYIKTYLTKNQWGLDIEAVTNEAYEYAVHFQKDAFLKDIWVFDVEETLLSNLNYLASSDVQYGTQPLGLHYYEWLRANGTVVPAIQELYDEVLEMGFEIILLSAAPSSERETLVIALTDAGYSGWTKLILRDEADNGKSTVQFKSEKRLELKGLRYRIAANVGDQWSDLTGEYVGLRTFKVPNPVYYVF; from the exons ATGAGACTCTCTCTCCTTGCTTTCCTTGCAACCCTACTCTCAACTTCCCATGCGGCCTTCAACGCCGACAACCCCATCCGGCAGCTACGCCGCTCCTCCGGCCGCATCGGGCTCGGCCCCGACTACAAAGTCAACTGCCAGAGTTTCCGAGTTGGGGTAGAGGCCAACAACCTCCGAGACTGGATCACTGTCCCTAGCTATTGCAAGAACTACATCAAAACCTACCTCACGAAGAACCAGTGGGGCCTCGACATTGAGGCCGTCACTAACGAGGCCTATGAGTACGCCGTGCACTTCCAAAAGGACGCCTTCCTCAAGGACATTTGGGTGTTTGATGTCGAAGAAACCCTCCTTAGCAACCTCAACTACCTTGCTAGCTCCGATGTCCAATATGG GACACAACCTCTAGGCCTCCATTACTACGAGTGGCTGAGGGCCAACGGCACGGTGGTGCCGGCAATCCAAGAACTGTACGACGAGGTGTTGGAAATGGGATTCGAGATAATTCTTTTATCCGCAGCACCGAGTAGTGAGAGAGAGACTCTGGTGATTGCCTTGACGGATGCTGGCTATTCGGGATGGACGAAGCTCATCCTCAG GGACGAGGCCGATAATGGAAAATCAACGGTGCAGTTCAAATCCGAGAAGAGGCTAGAGCTAAAAGGTCTACGTTACAGAATTGCAGCTAATGTGGGAGATCAATGGAGTGACCTGACTGGTGAATATGTGGGACTTAGGACCTTCAAAGTGCCTAATCCTGTCTACTATGTGTTCTGA
- the LOC121771902 gene encoding acid phosphatase 1-like has product MELIIGFLYIALTLLTTSQAAEPSQIRLLRPRFGSGGRRVEGLDCLSWRLAVETNNLRSWKVVPQSCEDYVGNYMLCRQYRRDIEVVAEAAVEYAKSIQGAGDGKDLWVFDIDETSLSNLPYYARSDVQFGAIAYNETGFNLWVAEGTAPAIPAILRLYKTVLFLGFKTAFISGTLDAYTDIKIVNLNQAGYI; this is encoded by the exons atggaacTCATCATAGGGTTTCTATACATTGCATTAACCTTACTAACAACATCTCAGGCAGCCGAACCCTCCCAAATCCGGCTTCTCCGGCCGCGATTCGGCAGCGGAGGCCGCCGCGTCGAGGGCTTGGACTGCCTGAGCTGGCGGCTGGCGGTGGAGACCAACAACCTCCGGAGCTGGAAGGTGGTGCCTCAGTCGTGCGAGGACTACGTCGGCAACTACATGCTATGCCGCCAGTACCGCCGCGACATCGAGGTCGTGGCGGAAGCCGCCGTCGAATACGCAAAGAGCATCCAAGGCGCCGGCGACGGCAAAGATCTTTGGGTGTTTGATATCGACGAAACATCCCTTTCCAATCTCCCTTACTATGCTCGATCCGATGTCCAATTTGG GGCAATAGCATACAACGAAACAGGGTTTAATCTGTGGGTGGCGGAAGGGACAGCACCGGCTATTCCGGCGATCCTCCGGCTCTACAAGACGGTGCTATTTCTAGGGTTTAAGACTGCATTCATTTCAGGAACACTTGATGCATACACAGACATAAAGATAGTCAATTTAAACCAAGCTGGTTATATTTAG